One genomic segment of Cellulophaga sp. HaHaR_3_176 includes these proteins:
- the msrA gene encoding peptide-methionine (S)-S-oxide reductase MsrA encodes MKIETMTVGAGCFWCVEAVLNEIKGVDKVISGYTGGKAPGRPTYREICSGLTGHAEVVQVTYDSDIVSYQDLLVIFMTTHDPTTLNRQGADAGTQYRSVIYYHNEEQQNIAKVVLKELDAFFESPIVTELSPLGIFYEAEEYHQDYYENNTTNGYCSAVITPKINKLRSLYGNKLKA; translated from the coding sequence ATGAAAATTGAAACGATGACTGTTGGTGCGGGATGCTTTTGGTGCGTTGAAGCTGTATTAAATGAAATTAAAGGAGTTGATAAAGTTATTTCTGGCTATACAGGCGGTAAAGCTCCTGGAAGACCCACGTATAGAGAAATTTGCTCTGGTTTAACTGGACATGCGGAAGTTGTTCAAGTAACTTATGATAGTGATATTGTATCATATCAAGACTTACTTGTTATTTTTATGACCACCCATGACCCTACTACATTAAACAGACAAGGAGCTGATGCTGGAACACAATATAGATCTGTTATTTATTACCATAATGAAGAACAACAAAATATAGCAAAAGTTGTACTAAAAGAATTGGATGCCTTTTTTGAAAGCCCAATTGTAACAGAATTAAGCCCTTTAGGTATATTTTATGAAGCAGAAGAATACCATCAAGATTATTATGAAAATAATACTACAAATGGTTATTGTTCTGCTGTTATTACCCCAAAAATTAACAAATTGCGTAGTTTATATGGGAATAAGTTAAAGGCGTAA
- the msrB gene encoding peptide-methionine (R)-S-oxide reductase MsrB, with protein sequence MLTWKNIINFTVKGNLEPDSKILKSENEWREILSDKQFRITRQKGTERAHTGALCSIYELGEYNCACCHSSLFDATIKFESGSGWPSFTQPIKENAIKYIKDISFGMIRVEVLCNTCDAHLGHVFPDGPEPSGLRYCINSEALKLKK encoded by the coding sequence ATGCTAACATGGAAAAATATAATTAATTTTACCGTTAAAGGAAATTTAGAACCTGATTCTAAAATTTTAAAATCAGAAAATGAATGGCGCGAAATTTTATCTGATAAACAGTTTAGAATAACACGGCAAAAAGGTACTGAAAGAGCACATACTGGAGCATTATGTAGTATTTATGAGCTAGGTGAATATAATTGTGCTTGTTGCCATTCATCATTATTCGATGCTACTATCAAATTTGAATCAGGTTCAGGTTGGCCTAGTTTTACACAACCTATAAAAGAAAATGCAATTAAATACATAAAAGATATTTCTTTTGGTATGATACGAGTTGAAGTACTTTGCAATACATGTGATGCGCATTTAGGTCATGTTTTCCCTGATGGGCCTGAGCCAAGTGGGTTAAGGTATTGTATAAACTCTGAAGCTTTGAAATTAAAAAAATGA
- a CDS encoding bifunctional 4-hydroxy-2-oxoglutarate aldolase/2-dehydro-3-deoxy-phosphogluconate aldolase: MAQYSRIEVANVMKENGMVPLFYHPDVELGKKILKAVYDGGSRLMEFTARGDFAFEVFSELNKYAIKELPGMILGVGSITDAGAASMFMQMGANFIVTPSLREDIAIVCNRRKVLWSPGCGSLTEINAAEELGCEVVKLFPGDLYGPGFVKGIKGPQPWTSIMPTGGVSTDEANLKGWFDAGVTCVGMGSKLISKEILANKDYAGLEKTVRETLALIKKLRA, translated from the coding sequence ATGGCACAGTACTCAAGAATTGAAGTAGCAAATGTGATGAAGGAAAACGGAATGGTTCCTTTATTTTATCATCCAGATGTTGAATTAGGAAAAAAAATATTAAAAGCGGTTTACGATGGTGGCTCTCGCTTAATGGAATTTACTGCTCGTGGAGATTTCGCTTTTGAAGTTTTTTCTGAATTAAATAAATATGCTATTAAAGAACTTCCAGGTATGATCTTAGGTGTAGGTTCTATAACAGATGCAGGAGCAGCTTCTATGTTCATGCAAATGGGAGCTAATTTTATTGTAACACCTTCTTTAAGAGAAGATATTGCAATAGTTTGTAACAGAAGAAAAGTATTATGGTCACCAGGTTGTGGTTCTTTAACTGAAATAAATGCAGCTGAAGAATTAGGTTGTGAAGTTGTAAAACTTTTCCCTGGAGATTTATATGGACCTGGTTTTGTAAAAGGAATTAAAGGCCCTCAGCCTTGGACTAGCATTATGCCTACTGGTGGGGTTAGTACTGATGAGGCTAACCTAAAAGGTTGGTTTGATGCAGGTGTAACTTGTGTTGGTATGGGATCTAAGCTTATTAGTAAAGAAATTTTAGCTAATAAAGATTATGCAGGGTTAGAAAAAACAGTAAGAGAAACTTTAGCTTTAATTAAAAAATTAAGAGCGTAG
- a CDS encoding alpha/beta fold hydrolase: MIKTIKVITLLLITFQIQSCAGQSTVVEGYLETVVTKPIDYYLYYPEDYEVNKNKKYGILLFLHGSGSIPGKGQEKMAPPDALVDGTEYPFLILVPQLQEPTKMWNTAAVMQLLDTVIAQHRIDDKKIYVSGLSRGGAAAWNLAIEYPDKFAALAVVCGMAPTPYAHWIDKSLPIKVFHGKKDAIIPYTESEEMVNRLKSLGYNVSLTSYENYGHAIWDVVYKEPKLYEWFNKQKKM; the protein is encoded by the coding sequence ATGATCAAAACGATAAAAGTCATTACGCTATTACTTATTACTTTCCAAATTCAATCTTGTGCTGGTCAATCTACTGTGGTAGAAGGATATTTAGAGACTGTGGTTACTAAGCCGATTGATTATTATTTATATTATCCAGAAGACTACGAAGTAAATAAAAATAAAAAATACGGAATTCTCTTATTCTTGCATGGCTCAGGGAGTATACCAGGTAAAGGGCAAGAAAAAATGGCTCCACCAGATGCTTTAGTCGATGGTACGGAATACCCATTCCTTATACTGGTACCACAATTACAAGAGCCTACTAAAATGTGGAACACAGCAGCCGTAATGCAATTATTAGATACAGTGATAGCACAACATCGAATAGATGATAAAAAAATATATGTTTCAGGGCTGAGCCGAGGAGGAGCAGCAGCTTGGAATTTAGCAATAGAATATCCTGATAAATTTGCCGCATTAGCTGTAGTTTGTGGAATGGCACCAACACCTTATGCACATTGGATAGATAAAAGCTTACCTATAAAAGTTTTTCATGGAAAAAAAGATGCTATTATACCTTATACTGAATCAGAGGAAATGGTTAATAGGCTTAAATCTTTAGGTTATAACGTTTCTTTGACTAGTTATGAAAATTACGGACATGCTATTTGGGATGTAGTTTATAAAGAACCAAAGTTGTACGAATGGTTTAATAAGCAAAAAAAGATGTAA
- a CDS encoding GMC family oxidoreductase, which yields MQIIENSTIYDVIIVGSGAGGGMATKILAEAGLKVAVVEAGPYFDPAAPEQQTQLKWPYESPRRGANTVRPFGDFDSAYGGWDIDGEPYTNEEGSNFRWFRSRMLGGRTNHWGRISLRFGPNDFKRKSIDGLGDNWPIGYEDVKPYYDKVDKLIGVFGSNEGLPNDPDGFFLPPPKPRLHELFYIKGARKSNIPVFPSRMSMLTKRINDERGICFYCGQCSRACSVSADFSSGTCLIFPAQKNGGRVDLFVNAMVREITTNDEGKATGVSYINKEDRKEYKLKGKIVVLAASACSSARILLNSKSKQHPNGLGNGNDIVGRYLHDSTGGSRSAFIPDLMNRKMYNEDGVGGMHVYTPWWLDNKNLDFARGYHIEVWGGMGMPSYGFGFNHNDFNKYFGIKVGGYGNPLRDEVKKYYGSTVGFGGRGESIPQKDNKCEIDPTKVDEFGIPVLKFKYQWTDHEIKQVGHMHNSFEEIIHNMGGTVLGDKPTLAEKNGIYAPGEIIHEVGTTRMGNDPKTSVVNQHQQLHEVDNVFIVDAGPFVSQADKNPTWTILALSWRTSDYIVEQLKMQNI from the coding sequence ATGCAGATTATAGAAAATTCAACCATTTACGATGTGATAATCGTAGGTTCAGGGGCTGGGGGAGGAATGGCGACTAAAATACTTGCAGAGGCAGGTTTGAAAGTAGCTGTAGTAGAAGCAGGGCCTTATTTTGATCCTGCAGCTCCAGAACAACAAACACAACTAAAATGGCCTTATGAGTCGCCTCGAAGAGGTGCAAACACAGTTAGGCCTTTTGGAGATTTTGATAGTGCTTATGGCGGATGGGATATTGATGGAGAACCTTATACGAATGAAGAAGGCTCTAATTTTAGATGGTTTCGATCAAGAATGTTAGGTGGAAGAACTAATCATTGGGGAAGAATTTCATTACGCTTTGGACCTAATGATTTTAAGCGAAAAAGTATTGATGGATTAGGTGATAACTGGCCAATAGGGTATGAAGATGTAAAGCCTTATTATGATAAAGTAGATAAGTTGATAGGTGTATTTGGCTCAAATGAAGGGTTGCCTAATGATCCTGATGGATTTTTTCTTCCCCCTCCAAAACCAAGGTTACATGAATTGTTTTATATAAAAGGAGCTCGAAAGTCTAATATTCCTGTGTTTCCATCACGAATGTCTATGTTGACTAAAAGAATAAATGATGAACGAGGTATTTGCTTTTATTGTGGGCAATGCTCTCGTGCGTGTTCGGTGTCTGCCGATTTTTCATCGGGGACTTGTTTAATTTTTCCTGCTCAAAAAAATGGAGGAAGAGTAGATCTTTTTGTTAATGCAATGGTGCGGGAAATAACAACTAACGATGAAGGGAAGGCAACTGGAGTTTCATATATTAATAAAGAAGATAGAAAAGAGTATAAATTAAAAGGAAAGATAGTGGTTCTTGCTGCGTCAGCATGTAGTTCTGCGCGTATTCTTTTGAATTCAAAAAGTAAACAACATCCTAACGGTTTAGGGAATGGTAATGATATTGTTGGTAGATATTTGCATGATTCAACAGGGGGAAGTAGATCTGCTTTTATACCTGATTTAATGAATCGTAAAATGTATAATGAAGATGGTGTTGGAGGAATGCATGTTTATACACCTTGGTGGTTAGATAATAAAAATCTCGATTTTGCTAGAGGATACCATATTGAAGTTTGGGGAGGAATGGGGATGCCTAGTTATGGTTTTGGATTCAATCACAATGATTTCAATAAATATTTCGGAATTAAAGTTGGTGGATATGGTAATCCATTAAGAGATGAAGTTAAAAAATACTATGGCTCTACAGTTGGTTTTGGTGGTCGTGGAGAATCTATTCCTCAGAAAGATAATAAGTGTGAAATAGACCCTACTAAAGTGGATGAATTTGGAATTCCGGTACTAAAGTTTAAGTATCAATGGACGGATCATGAAATAAAACAAGTGGGACATATGCATAATAGTTTTGAAGAAATTATTCATAATATGGGAGGTACAGTTTTAGGTGATAAGCCTACATTAGCTGAGAAAAACGGTATTTATGCACCAGGAGAAATTATACATGAAGTAGGTACTACTAGAATGGGGAACGACCCGAAAACGTCTGTGGTGAATCAACATCAGCAATTACACGAGGTAGATAACGTATTTATTGTAGATGCAGGACCTTTTGTTTCTCAAGCAGATAAAAACCCAACGTGGACAATTTTAGCTTTATCATGGAGAACTTCAGATTATATTGTAGAACAGCTTAAAATGCAAAACATCTAA